A genomic segment from Pseudoduganella chitinolytica encodes:
- a CDS encoding ABC transporter substrate-binding protein, producing MIRAKTCAARVAATAALLLGALAGTAGATPTLGGAPAAALPTIELPGIPAQARQSVGALFDTIDGASPALPGRDDVVPVTMAQLEDQLRRPDVRASIGKGTIAVLYPNVAQPFLAAFSSMIKGIEERTGLPVRSYAVDTRLDGAELNARLRQAGTKVVIALGRQGLSATAGLDRDISVLVGGVLLLSDTDNVAGISLTPDPALLFARLHALLPELKRVIVVFNPKNSEWLIRLARDAARAQGLELAAYVAGDMARAAQLYPQLIAAADGRRDAVWLPHDATTVEESTILPLVLRETWNGGVPLFSSNVLHVKKGALFAMVPDNVEMGRTLASSALGMLAGGPRGRTLAPSRTLQTAINLRTASHVGLQLGWQQQRSFDFVFPRP from the coding sequence ATGATCCGAGCAAAAACCTGCGCCGCGCGCGTAGCGGCCACGGCCGCGCTGCTGCTTGGCGCCTTGGCCGGCACCGCGGGTGCCACGCCCACGTTGGGCGGCGCCCCTGCCGCCGCGCTTCCGACCATCGAGCTGCCCGGCATTCCGGCCCAGGCGCGCCAGTCCGTCGGCGCGCTGTTCGACACCATCGACGGCGCCAGTCCGGCGTTGCCAGGGCGCGACGACGTCGTGCCCGTGACGATGGCACAGCTGGAGGACCAGTTGCGCCGGCCGGACGTCCGCGCCTCGATCGGCAAGGGCACCATCGCGGTGCTGTACCCGAACGTGGCGCAGCCTTTCCTGGCCGCGTTCAGCAGCATGATCAAGGGGATCGAGGAACGGACCGGGCTGCCCGTGCGCAGCTACGCCGTCGACACCAGGCTGGACGGCGCCGAACTCAACGCCAGGCTGCGCCAGGCCGGCACCAAGGTCGTCATCGCGCTCGGGCGCCAGGGCCTGTCGGCGACGGCCGGGCTGGATCGCGACATTTCCGTGCTGGTGGGTGGCGTGCTGCTGCTCTCCGACACGGACAACGTGGCCGGCATCAGCCTGACGCCGGACCCGGCGCTGCTGTTCGCGCGGCTGCATGCCCTGCTGCCGGAACTGAAGCGTGTCATCGTCGTCTTCAACCCGAAGAACAGCGAGTGGCTGATCCGCCTGGCGCGCGACGCCGCCCGGGCCCAGGGGCTGGAGCTGGCCGCCTACGTGGCGGGCGACATGGCCCGCGCCGCCCAGCTGTATCCGCAGCTGATCGCCGCCGCGGACGGGCGCCGCGACGCCGTCTGGCTGCCGCACGACGCCACCACGGTGGAGGAAAGCACGATCCTGCCGCTGGTGCTGCGCGAGACGTGGAATGGCGGCGTGCCGCTCTTCTCCAGCAACGTCCTGCATGTGAAGAAGGGCGCGCTGTTCGCGATGGTGCCCGACAACGTGGAGATGGGCCGGACCCTGGCCAGCTCCGCGCTGGGCATGCTGGCGGGCGGCCCGCGCGGGCGCACGCTGGCCCCGTCGCGCACCCTGCAGACGGCGATCAACCTGCGCACGGCCAGCCACGTGGGCCTGCAGCTGGGTTGGCAGCAGCAGCGCAGCTTCGATTTCGTGTTCCCGCGGCCGTGA
- a CDS encoding SDR family NAD(P)-dependent oxidoreductase: protein MQIDLTGRTAIVTGSTRGIGYAIALGLARAGASVVVTGRKQVDVDAALARLAGAVPGARVRGHAVDLGGAAGFDQLKAREPECDILVNNVGIFGPQPFAEIPDSEWTRFFEVNVMSGVRASRAWLPGMQQRNWGRIVFISSESAINIPADMIHYGFTKTANLAVARGLAKSLAGTGITVNSVLPGPTLSEGVQDMVAPGESAEVALERANAFVRAHRASSILQRVAMPEEVANLVVYVCSPQASATTGAALRVDGGTADTI from the coding sequence ATGCAGATCGATCTGACCGGAAGAACCGCCATCGTCACCGGCTCCACGCGGGGCATCGGCTACGCCATTGCGCTGGGACTGGCCCGGGCCGGCGCCAGCGTCGTCGTCACGGGGCGCAAGCAGGTCGACGTGGACGCCGCGCTGGCGCGGCTGGCGGGCGCCGTGCCGGGCGCACGGGTACGGGGCCATGCGGTGGACCTGGGCGGCGCGGCCGGCTTCGACCAGCTCAAGGCGCGTGAACCCGAGTGCGACATCCTCGTCAACAACGTCGGCATCTTCGGGCCGCAGCCCTTTGCCGAGATCCCGGACAGCGAATGGACGCGCTTCTTCGAAGTCAACGTGATGTCCGGCGTGCGCGCGAGCCGCGCCTGGCTGCCCGGCATGCAGCAACGCAATTGGGGTCGCATCGTCTTCATCTCGTCCGAATCGGCCATCAACATCCCGGCGGACATGATCCACTACGGCTTCACGAAAACGGCCAACCTGGCCGTCGCGCGGGGCCTGGCCAAGAGCCTGGCGGGCACGGGCATCACGGTCAACAGCGTGTTGCCGGGCCCGACGCTGTCGGAAGGCGTGCAGGACATGGTGGCGCCAGGCGAGAGCGCCGAGGTGGCGCTGGAGCGCGCCAATGCGTTCGTGCGCGCCCACCGCGCCAGTTCGATCCTGCAGCGCGTCGCCATGCCGGAGGAGGTGGCCAACCTGGTCGTGTACGTGTGCTCGCCCCAGGCATCGGCCACCACCGGCGCCGCGCTGCGGGTGGACGGCGGCACGGCCGATACGATCTGA
- a CDS encoding ABC transporter substrate binding protein: MTRLRLLRPFSAALLALLLAGLAGPARAVTAASDTIAVLFPDIGEPYRKVFTEIIGGVEQQLGGKVRAIPVGAGSGAEVQSGLKRQGARTVIALGRQGLRAAGALDGSFGIVVGGIGALPEPERWRGIGLAPDPVLLFSWLKTLVPGVRRVFVVYHPVHSQAIVRLAREAARGQGLELLAIEANDLAGAVRGYHAAFAMAEGRRDALWLPQDSVTVDDTTILPMLLRESWNRAVPLFSSSILHVKKGVLFALYPDNVALGRELAALAQAAVGPEETARPGLQPLRAVRLAVNTRTASHLGLDMESHQHPFDAVFP, from the coding sequence GTGACCCGTTTGCGCCTTCTCCGCCCGTTCTCGGCGGCCCTGCTGGCATTGCTGCTGGCCGGCCTGGCCGGGCCCGCACGCGCCGTCACGGCGGCCAGCGATACGATCGCCGTGCTGTTCCCCGATATCGGCGAACCCTACCGCAAGGTATTCACGGAAATCATCGGCGGCGTCGAGCAGCAGCTGGGCGGCAAGGTGCGCGCGATCCCGGTGGGCGCCGGCAGCGGCGCGGAGGTGCAGTCCGGCCTGAAGCGCCAGGGCGCGCGGACCGTGATCGCACTGGGCCGCCAGGGCCTGCGCGCGGCGGGGGCGCTGGACGGTTCCTTCGGCATCGTCGTGGGCGGCATCGGCGCGCTGCCCGAGCCGGAACGCTGGCGCGGGATCGGCCTGGCGCCCGACCCGGTCCTGCTGTTCTCCTGGCTGAAGACGCTGGTGCCGGGCGTACGGCGCGTTTTCGTCGTCTACCACCCGGTGCACAGCCAGGCCATCGTACGCCTGGCGCGCGAGGCCGCGCGGGGCCAGGGACTGGAGCTGCTCGCCATTGAGGCCAACGACCTGGCCGGTGCGGTGCGCGGCTACCACGCGGCCTTCGCCATGGCGGAAGGCCGCCGCGATGCGCTCTGGCTGCCGCAGGACAGCGTTACCGTGGACGACACGACGATCCTGCCGATGCTGCTGCGCGAATCCTGGAACCGCGCCGTCCCCCTGTTCTCCAGCAGCATCTTGCACGTCAAGAAAGGCGTGTTGTTCGCTTTATATCCGGACAACGTGGCGCTGGGCCGCGAGCTGGCCGCGTTGGCCCAGGCCGCGGTGGGGCCGGAGGAGACCGCACGGCCCGGCCTGCAGCCCCTGCGCGCCGTGCGGCTCGCCGTCAACACGCGCACGGCCAGTCACCTGGGCCTCGATATGGAGAGCCACCAGCATCCGTTCGACGCCGTCTTTCCATGA
- a CDS encoding MFS transporter yields the protein MTDGVAPDPGRQRATLAILAITQIASWGSLYYSITILGPALAREFQWSGAMVYGAYSWSLIVSSLAATPAGALLDRLGGRVVMGAGSLAAAAGMLLLAGTTSWALYVLAWTVLGLAMALTLYEAAFATLNRDFGAASRRLISTLTLFGGFASTVFWPLTMRLDTALGWRGTCLAYAVMHLVLCLPLHLCLAGRHGGTARAPATASASGGDLQLREALRHPAFWKLALAFAVNALIFSALAVHLIPLLRQLGYGATLAVALAALIGPAQVAGRIAERLWFQDAPPQRIGRLAFAALPAGLLAMVLLAHRQWAAGLFCLLLGASNGVLTIVRGTVPQELFGRRHYGAIAGAMAGPSLLARAAGPLLTALLLGAGTSPLALLGLFLGLSLLSLGGFVAATIPGERRSDGVAEAKAPGPG from the coding sequence ATGACGGACGGCGTCGCACCGGACCCTGGCCGCCAGCGCGCGACGCTGGCGATCCTCGCCATCACGCAGATTGCCTCGTGGGGCTCGCTGTACTACAGCATCACGATCCTGGGGCCGGCGCTGGCGCGCGAGTTCCAATGGAGTGGCGCGATGGTCTACGGCGCCTATTCGTGGAGCCTGATCGTCTCGAGCCTGGCCGCGACGCCGGCCGGCGCGCTGCTGGACCGGCTGGGCGGGCGCGTCGTCATGGGCGCCGGCTCCCTGGCCGCCGCGGCCGGCATGCTGCTGCTGGCCGGCACCACGTCATGGGCGCTGTACGTGCTGGCGTGGACCGTGCTGGGCCTGGCGATGGCGCTGACGTTGTACGAGGCGGCGTTTGCCACGCTGAACCGCGACTTCGGCGCCGCGTCGCGCCGCCTGATCTCGACCCTGACGCTGTTCGGCGGCTTCGCCAGCACGGTATTCTGGCCGCTGACCATGCGCCTGGACACGGCGCTGGGCTGGCGTGGCACGTGCCTCGCCTATGCCGTCATGCACCTGGTGTTGTGCCTGCCCTTGCACCTGTGCCTGGCTGGCCGGCACGGGGGAACGGCCCGGGCCCCGGCGACCGCCAGCGCCAGCGGCGGCGACCTGCAACTGCGCGAGGCGCTGCGCCACCCGGCGTTCTGGAAGCTCGCGCTGGCGTTTGCCGTCAATGCGCTGATCTTTTCCGCACTGGCCGTGCACCTGATCCCGCTGCTGCGCCAGCTGGGCTACGGCGCCACGCTGGCGGTCGCCCTGGCCGCGTTGATCGGGCCGGCCCAGGTGGCGGGGCGGATTGCCGAGCGGTTGTGGTTCCAGGACGCGCCGCCGCAGCGCATCGGCCGGCTCGCCTTTGCCGCGCTGCCGGCCGGACTGCTGGCGATGGTGCTGCTGGCGCACCGGCAGTGGGCGGCCGGCCTGTTCTGCCTGCTGCTGGGGGCCAGCAACGGCGTGCTGACGATCGTCCGTGGCACGGTGCCGCAGGAACTGTTCGGCCGCCGCCATTACGGTGCCATAGCCGGTGCCATGGCCGGCCCATCGCTGCTGGCGCGGGCGGCAGGACCGCTGCTGACGGCGTTGCTGCTGGGCGCGGGCACGTCGCCGCTGGCCCTGCTGGGCCTGTTCCTGGGCTTGTCGCTGCTGTCGCTGGGCGGTTTCGTCGCCGCCACGATACCGGGTGAGCGGCGCTCGGACGGGGTAGCCGAAGCCAAGGCGCCGGGCCCCGGCTGA
- a CDS encoding TonB-dependent receptor plug domain-containing protein: MKLSAQSFTAARVVCLALAAAFALPAAAQPATDEEDLSLVYGDNDTVSIASGSSTALRRAPGVATVITAADIAAMGATDLDQVLETVPGLHVNRSANNYTPLYVVRGIVSQFTPQLLLLQDGVPVTTAFTGNKGNLWGGYPVEHIARIEVMRGPGSALYGSDAFSGVVNLITKGAADTPGTEVGVRAGSFRTRDGWLQHGGSIGPVDVAAYLRRGRSDGFRSVIEADAQSRNDRLYGSDASLAPGPVNVGYQALDANLQLAWGHWTARAGYKLRDDLGTGAGIASALDPVGRQRSARITTGLTWADPQWRRDWGLGAAINRQAYRQEIPVDFVLLPAGARLPTGAFPAGMRGGPDAFERILRLSAWADYGGWSGHHVRVGVGHDDLDMYRTHETRNFTYARNGLPVPLPGVADFSATDPFLLPQRRKIDYVYVQDEWRVARDWSVTAGVRHDRYSDFGGTTNPRLAVVWDASYDLTAKLLYGRAFRAPSFNESYSITNPVALGNPALKPETNGTLEAAFAWQARADALVNLTLFRYRMHDIIRTLANPVAGTGATYANAGSQTGRGLELEGSWTLRRLRLVGNYAYQRSVDDASGRDAGYAPRHHVNARADWHAASALLASAQVNWIGERQRAPGDARAPLDGYTTMDVTLATRRGGPGWNFTASVRNLLDADVREPSLAPGLALPHDLPMAPRAFTLQAVYAM, encoded by the coding sequence TTGAAGTTGTCAGCGCAGTCTTTCACCGCCGCACGCGTCGTGTGCCTGGCGCTGGCCGCCGCCTTTGCCCTGCCCGCCGCCGCGCAGCCCGCCACCGACGAGGAGGACCTGTCGCTCGTCTATGGCGACAACGACACCGTCAGCATCGCCAGCGGCAGCAGCACGGCGCTGCGCCGGGCACCGGGCGTGGCAACCGTCATCACGGCCGCCGACATCGCCGCCATGGGCGCGACCGACCTGGACCAGGTGCTGGAGACGGTGCCGGGCCTGCACGTCAACCGCAGCGCCAACAACTACACGCCGCTGTACGTGGTGCGCGGCATCGTCAGCCAGTTCACGCCGCAGCTGCTGCTGTTGCAGGATGGCGTGCCGGTCACCACCGCCTTCACCGGCAACAAGGGCAACCTGTGGGGCGGCTACCCGGTCGAGCACATCGCCCGCATCGAGGTGATGCGCGGGCCCGGCTCGGCGCTGTACGGCTCCGACGCCTTCTCCGGCGTCGTCAACCTCATCACCAAGGGCGCGGCCGACACGCCGGGCACCGAAGTGGGCGTGCGCGCCGGCTCGTTCCGCACGCGCGACGGCTGGCTGCAGCATGGCGGCAGCATCGGACCGGTCGACGTGGCCGCCTATCTGCGGCGCGGCCGCAGCGATGGCTTCCGCTCCGTCATCGAGGCGGACGCGCAGAGCCGTAACGACCGCCTGTACGGCAGCGATGCCAGCCTGGCGCCCGGACCCGTCAACGTGGGCTACCAGGCGCTCGACGCCAACCTGCAGCTGGCCTGGGGACACTGGACCGCGCGCGCGGGCTACAAGCTGCGCGACGACCTGGGCACGGGCGCCGGCATCGCCTCCGCACTCGACCCCGTGGGCCGGCAGCGCAGCGCGCGCATTACGACCGGCCTGACGTGGGCGGACCCGCAGTGGCGGCGCGACTGGGGACTGGGCGCGGCCATCAACCGGCAGGCGTATCGCCAGGAGATCCCGGTCGACTTCGTGCTGCTGCCGGCGGGTGCGCGCCTGCCGACGGGCGCCTTCCCGGCCGGCATGCGCGGCGGCCCGGACGCATTCGAACGCATCCTGCGCCTGTCCGCCTGGGCCGACTACGGCGGCTGGAGCGGCCACCACGTGCGCGTGGGCGTCGGCCACGACGACCTGGACATGTACCGCACGCACGAGACCCGCAACTTCACCTATGCCCGCAATGGCCTGCCCGTGCCGCTGCCGGGCGTGGCCGATTTCTCTGCCACCGACCCGTTCCTGCTGCCGCAACGGCGCAAGATCGACTACGTCTACGTGCAGGACGAGTGGCGCGTGGCGCGCGACTGGAGCGTGACGGCCGGCGTGCGGCATGACCGCTATTCCGACTTCGGCGGCACCACCAATCCGCGCCTGGCGGTGGTGTGGGATGCCAGCTACGATCTCACCGCCAAGCTGCTGTATGGCCGCGCGTTCCGGGCCCCTTCGTTCAACGAGAGCTACAGCATCACCAACCCGGTCGCGCTGGGCAATCCCGCCCTGAAGCCGGAAACCAACGGCACGCTGGAGGCGGCCTTCGCGTGGCAGGCCCGGGCCGACGCGCTCGTCAACCTGACCCTGTTCCGCTACCGCATGCACGACATCATCCGCACGCTGGCCAACCCCGTGGCCGGCACGGGCGCGACCTATGCCAACGCGGGCAGCCAGACGGGCCGCGGCCTGGAACTGGAGGGCAGCTGGACGCTGCGCCGGCTGCGCCTGGTCGGCAACTACGCCTACCAGCGCAGTGTCGACGATGCCAGCGGACGCGATGCGGGCTACGCGCCACGCCACCACGTCAATGCGCGGGCCGACTGGCATGCGGCCAGCGCGCTGCTGGCCAGTGCGCAGGTCAACTGGATCGGCGAGCGCCAGCGCGCCCCCGGCGATGCGCGCGCCCCGCTGGACGGCTACACGACGATGGACGTGACGCTGGCGACGCGGCGTGGTGGCCCCGGCTGGAACTTCACGGCCAGCGTGCGCAACCTGCTCGATGCCGATGTGCGCGAACCCAGCCTGGCACCGGGCCTGGCCCTGCCGCACGACCTGCCGATGGCGCCACGGGCGTTCACGCTGCAGGCGGTGTACGCAATGTGA
- a CDS encoding EAL domain-containing protein: MNVSVASRVDRALRRTGFGLQLSVIVSVAIIGLALFSSLMNSMQASARMRDYFLGQGQRVADNFARQSTLALLFHSPENAREVVGSTLAFPDVTAVQISDARHRVLLAQAHGGRWALPPDTRAAPTRATLVAENGDAWLFAAPVLGGQSEASPFDAQEQQPQLLGYVHVQVGKGTLNKLTWSLMLGNLGITLSFAVILLLLVRVLTRRMTEPLRALSNLMRRARRGEARLRADAAGPRELVDMAHTFNQMMTVLEQREEELKESRDAAVNMARIKAQFAATVSHEVRTPLNGVVGMLDMLKEMQLTPRQRECVDVAWNASRTLIELINNILDFSKMEAGKLALQESDFDVGRLLADVVELLARTAQQKGVALGFDLAPGVPAAVHADALRLRQILINLLGNAVKFTERGEVMVRVATADVGGAPGLRFEVRDTGIGMNADVLRHLFESYVQPDPSTTRRYGGTGLGLAICRQLTALMGGDIAVASTPGEGTTFVFTVRATPASVQPVAPLAAPAAALPAPARAFRVLVAEDNRTNQMVAAGMLSMNGCVCEFAADGRAAVAAVQRGRFDLILMDCSMPEMDGYEATAHIRAAEATLGRRTPIVAMTANTQRGDAEKCLAAGMDDYLAKPITLVELRHKLERWLPTAASTAAPAGGSDATDAILDHAVFDKLRDILGPALPQAVTPFLEDAPVYLADLEAAVAQGDSATARARAHALKGAAGNLGASVLAALAQEAEQRAMAASEADGTAALAPLVAPLLAPLHAAHAAVAALLQAEVDTPAADMELALAEQASVLVVDDDRSTRTTLRHTLQRDGFRVEEAADGAEALAMLPRCQPDVILMDAVMPVMDGFTACARLQELPGGRAIPVLMITALQDNNSVERAFAAGASDYIPKPIHYAVLSQRVRRIIEANRAEKKIRHLAYNDLLTGLPNRTLFFELLGQGIAHAGAHETRLAVLFMDLDRFKYVNDNLGHDVGDRLLVAVAQRVRHSVRNVDTVARLGGDEFTVVLGDVDGPAAAAVAQTICRALEAPFQIDGHDIFVTSSVGIAMYPRDGDDVATLVKHADSAMYQAKRTNAGFKFYEPSMELSISEHVRLEADLRRALELGQLEVYYQPQMTVDGERIVAMEALLRWHHPTRGMVPPGEFIPLAEETGLINPLGDWVLRTACARLCQWLGEGLPPLRVAVNVSVRQLLQPDFAATVQGVLAATSLPPHLLELEITESTLMEHAQDTLAALHALRELGVRLSIDDFGTGYSSLSYLKRFPVDIIKIDRSFVRDVPRDADDVAIVTAIIALAHSLRLEVVAEGVETEAQLGFLQALGCDLLQGYLLSAPVPAVQFEALVRRQFGLSAEAPRQLRA; encoded by the coding sequence ATGAACGTCTCCGTCGCCAGCCGGGTCGACCGGGCCCTGCGCCGCACCGGCTTCGGCCTGCAGCTGTCCGTCATCGTTTCCGTCGCCATCATCGGCCTGGCGCTGTTCTCGTCGCTGATGAATTCGATGCAGGCGAGCGCCCGCATGCGCGACTACTTCCTGGGCCAGGGCCAGCGCGTCGCCGACAATTTCGCCCGCCAGAGCACCCTGGCCCTGCTGTTCCATTCACCCGAGAACGCGCGCGAAGTGGTCGGCAGCACGCTGGCATTCCCCGACGTGACGGCGGTGCAGATCAGCGACGCGCGCCACCGGGTGCTGCTGGCGCAGGCCCACGGCGGCCGCTGGGCGCTGCCGCCCGACACCCGCGCCGCCCCCACCCGCGCCACGCTGGTGGCCGAGAACGGCGACGCGTGGCTGTTTGCCGCGCCGGTGCTGGGTGGCCAGTCCGAGGCGTCGCCATTCGACGCGCAGGAGCAGCAACCCCAGTTGCTGGGCTACGTGCATGTCCAGGTCGGCAAAGGCACGCTGAACAAGCTGACCTGGTCCCTGATGCTGGGCAACCTCGGCATCACGCTGTCGTTTGCCGTCATCCTGCTGCTGCTGGTGCGCGTGCTGACGCGGCGCATGACGGAACCGCTGCGTGCACTGTCGAACCTGATGCGGCGGGCCCGCCGTGGTGAGGCGCGCTTGCGCGCCGACGCCGCCGGACCGCGCGAACTGGTCGACATGGCGCACACGTTCAACCAGATGATGACGGTGCTGGAGCAGCGCGAGGAAGAGCTGAAGGAGTCGCGCGACGCGGCCGTCAACATGGCGCGGATCAAGGCGCAATTCGCGGCTACCGTCAGCCACGAGGTGCGCACGCCGCTGAATGGCGTCGTCGGCATGCTGGACATGCTCAAGGAAATGCAGCTCACTCCCCGCCAGCGCGAGTGCGTGGACGTGGCATGGAACGCGTCGCGCACCCTCATCGAACTGATCAACAACATCCTCGACTTCTCCAAGATGGAAGCGGGCAAGCTGGCGCTGCAGGAAAGCGACTTCGACGTGGGCCGCCTGCTGGCCGACGTGGTCGAGCTGCTGGCGCGCACGGCGCAGCAGAAAGGCGTCGCGCTGGGCTTCGACCTGGCGCCCGGCGTGCCGGCCGCCGTCCATGCCGACGCCCTGCGGCTGCGCCAGATCCTGATCAACCTGCTGGGCAACGCCGTCAAGTTCACCGAACGCGGCGAGGTCATGGTGCGGGTGGCAACCGCCGACGTCGGCGGCGCCCCCGGCCTGCGCTTCGAGGTACGCGACACGGGCATCGGCATGAACGCCGACGTGCTGCGCCACCTGTTCGAATCGTACGTGCAGCCCGACCCGTCGACGACGCGGCGCTACGGCGGCACCGGCCTTGGCCTGGCGATCTGCCGCCAGCTCACGGCGCTGATGGGCGGCGACATCGCGGTCGCCAGCACGCCCGGCGAAGGTACGACGTTCGTGTTCACGGTCCGCGCCACGCCGGCCAGCGTGCAGCCGGTCGCGCCACTGGCCGCGCCGGCCGCCGCCCTGCCTGCCCCGGCGCGCGCCTTCCGTGTGCTGGTGGCGGAAGACAACCGCACCAACCAGATGGTGGCGGCCGGCATGCTGTCGATGAACGGCTGCGTGTGCGAGTTCGCCGCCGACGGTCGCGCCGCCGTGGCCGCCGTGCAGCGCGGCCGCTTCGACCTGATCCTGATGGACTGCAGCATGCCGGAGATGGACGGCTACGAAGCGACCGCGCACATCCGCGCCGCCGAAGCCACCCTGGGCCGCCGCACGCCCATCGTGGCGATGACGGCCAATACCCAGCGCGGCGACGCCGAGAAGTGCCTGGCGGCCGGGATGGACGACTACCTGGCCAAGCCGATCACGCTGGTCGAACTGCGCCACAAGCTGGAGCGCTGGCTGCCGACGGCGGCCAGCACGGCGGCGCCGGCCGGCGGCAGCGATGCCACCGACGCCATCCTCGACCACGCCGTGTTCGACAAGTTGCGCGACATCCTCGGCCCCGCGCTGCCGCAGGCCGTGACGCCCTTCCTGGAGGACGCGCCCGTGTACCTGGCCGACCTGGAAGCGGCCGTCGCCCAGGGCGACAGCGCCACCGCGCGGGCGCGCGCCCATGCGCTCAAGGGCGCGGCCGGCAACCTGGGCGCCAGCGTGCTCGCCGCACTGGCGCAGGAAGCCGAGCAGCGCGCCATGGCCGCCAGCGAGGCGGACGGCACGGCGGCACTGGCCCCATTGGTGGCGCCATTGCTGGCGCCCCTGCACGCGGCCCATGCGGCCGTGGCGGCACTGCTGCAGGCGGAAGTGGATACGCCGGCGGCCGACATGGAACTGGCGCTGGCCGAGCAGGCCAGCGTGCTGGTGGTCGACGACGACCGCAGCACCCGCACCACGCTGCGCCACACGTTGCAGCGCGACGGCTTCCGGGTCGAGGAAGCGGCCGACGGCGCCGAAGCGCTGGCCATGCTGCCGCGCTGCCAGCCCGACGTGATCCTGATGGACGCGGTGATGCCCGTGATGGACGGCTTCACCGCCTGCGCGCGCCTGCAGGAACTGCCGGGCGGGCGCGCCATCCCCGTGCTGATGATCACGGCGCTGCAGGACAACAACTCGGTGGAACGCGCGTTCGCCGCCGGCGCCAGCGACTACATCCCGAAACCGATCCACTATGCCGTGCTGTCGCAGCGGGTGCGCCGCATCATCGAGGCCAACCGGGCCGAGAAGAAGATCCGCCACCTGGCCTACAACGACCTGCTGACAGGCCTGCCGAACCGCACGCTGTTCTTCGAGCTGCTGGGCCAGGGCATCGCCCACGCGGGTGCCCATGAGACCAGGCTGGCGGTGCTGTTCATGGACCTGGACCGCTTCAAGTACGTCAACGACAACCTGGGCCACGACGTGGGCGACCGCCTGCTGGTGGCCGTGGCGCAGCGGGTGCGCCACAGCGTGCGCAATGTCGATACCGTGGCGCGCCTGGGCGGCGACGAATTTACCGTCGTGCTGGGCGACGTGGACGGCCCTGCCGCCGCCGCCGTCGCCCAGACCATCTGCCGCGCCCTGGAGGCGCCGTTCCAGATCGACGGGCACGACATCTTCGTCACCAGCAGCGTGGGCATCGCCATGTACCCGCGCGACGGCGACGATGTCGCCACGCTGGTCAAGCATGCCGACAGCGCCATGTACCAGGCCAAGCGCACCAATGCCGGCTTCAAGTTCTACGAGCCGTCGATGGAGCTGTCGATCTCGGAGCATGTCCGGCTCGAAGCGGACCTGCGCCGCGCCCTGGAACTGGGCCAGCTGGAGGTCTACTACCAGCCCCAGATGACGGTGGACGGCGAACGCATCGTCGCGATGGAGGCGCTGCTGCGCTGGCACCATCCGACCCGCGGCATGGTGCCCCCGGGCGAATTCATCCCGCTGGCCGAAGAGACGGGGTTGATCAACCCGCTGGGCGACTGGGTCCTGCGCACGGCCTGCGCGCGCCTGTGCCAGTGGCTGGGTGAAGGCCTGCCGCCGCTGCGGGTGGCCGTCAACGTGTCGGTGCGCCAACTGCTGCAGCCCGATTTCGCCGCCACGGTGCAGGGCGTGCTGGCCGCGACCAGCCTGCCGCCGCACCTGCTGGAGCTGGAGATCACGGAAAGCACGCTGATGGAACATGCGCAGGACACGCTGGCGGCGCTGCATGCGCTGCGCGAGCTGGGCGTGCGCCTGTCGATCGACGACTTCGGCACCGGCTACTCGTCGCTGTCGTACCTGAAGCGCTTCCCCGTGGACATCATCAAGATCGACCGCTCGTTCGTGCGCGACGTGCCGCGGGACGCCGACGACGTGGCCATCGTCACCGCCATCATCGCGCTGGCGCACAGCCTGCGCCTGGAAGTGGTGGCCGAAGGCGTGGAGACCGAGGCGCAGCTGGGCTTCCTGCAGGCGCTCGGCTGCGATTTGCTGCAGGGCTACCTGCTCAGCGCGCCCGTGCCGGCGGTGCAGTTCGAGGCGCTGGTGCGGCGCCAGTTCGGCCTGTCGGCCGAGGCGCCGCGGCAGTTGCGGGCCTAG